A genome region from Chitinophagales bacterium includes the following:
- the rsmH gene encoding 16S rRNA (cytosine(1402)-N(4))-methyltransferase RsmH: protein MEYHKSVLLNESVEALNLKPDGVYVDLTYGGGGHSRFILNQLGDKGRLYAFDQDENAFQNIIDDTRLMLIHQNFEYAFDYLKALGVEEVDGVLADLGVSSFQLNDDASGFSYRSHIDLDMRMDKSMPKTAKDILNSYSEEALQDIFQKYGEVRNAKTLAQKIVEVRQGKKFQYSDDLNEVLRGIQFGTFETYAAPIYQSIRMEVNQELQVLEKMLESIVNIIKIGGRLSVITFHSLEDRTVKNFMKYGEFNDEPTTDIFGRRKAWNWKLVNKKPIGPTDEEVKENSRSRSAKLRVIEKIG from the coding sequence ATGGAATATCACAAAAGTGTTCTTTTAAATGAATCCGTCGAGGCACTCAATTTAAAGCCAGATGGCGTATATGTTGACTTGACCTATGGAGGCGGAGGGCATTCCAGATTTATCTTGAATCAGCTTGGTGATAAGGGAAGACTCTACGCCTTTGATCAGGACGAAAATGCTTTTCAGAATATAATTGATGATACCAGATTGATGCTCATTCATCAAAATTTTGAATATGCATTTGATTATCTAAAAGCTTTAGGTGTAGAAGAAGTTGATGGCGTGTTGGCTGATCTTGGTGTTTCATCATTTCAGCTCAATGATGATGCGAGTGGATTTAGCTATCGATCTCATATTGATTTAGATATGAGAATGGATAAGTCAATGCCTAAGACAGCTAAGGATATTCTGAATAGCTATTCGGAGGAAGCTCTCCAAGATATTTTTCAGAAATATGGTGAGGTTCGAAATGCAAAGACATTGGCTCAAAAAATTGTTGAAGTGCGTCAAGGAAAAAAATTTCAATATAGCGATGATTTGAATGAGGTACTGAGAGGAATTCAGTTTGGGACATTTGAGACCTATGCCGCACCAATTTATCAATCTATTCGAATGGAGGTCAATCAAGAGTTGCAAGTTTTGGAAAAAATGTTGGAGTCGATTGTGAATATCATTAAAATAGGAGGAAGACTGTCCGTGATAACCTTTCATTCATTAGAAGATAGAACCGTGAAAAATTTTATGAAATATGGAGAATTTAACGATGAGCCTACCACCGATATTTTCGGTCGGAGAAAAGCTTGGAACTGGAAGCTGGTCAATAAAAAACCAATAGGTCCAACCGATGAAGAAGTAAAAGAAAATTCAAGAAGTAGAAGTGCTAAGTTGAGAGTGATAGAGAAAATAGGATGA
- a CDS encoding UDP-N-acetylmuramoyl-L-alanyl-D-glutamate--2,6-diaminopimelate ligase, translated as MKNLVDLLVGIEILNSHHLSKDRAVSAVVFDSRMVVPDCLFVATKGTQVDGHIYIKSAIEKGASTIVCEILPDNIHEEITYIVVESSQRSLGLLASNYYDRPSEKLKVVGVTGTNGKTSTTTMLFDLFSFLGYKVGLLSTIQIKVGEETIPATHTTPDAVSIQKSMQYMVEKGCEYCFMEVSSHAVDQDRIAGIEFRGGVFTNITHDHLDYHQTFQNYIQAKKKFFDGLTIEAFAITNIDDKNGKVMLQNTKAVKKSMGMHSMADYTVKILELGMESMLVKMDGNEISLNVVGEFNAYNALSCYAVAMELGMNKVDVLVQLSKLRSVEGRIDIVQTKNTKVKGIVDYAHTPDAVEKLLIEIGKINKQGRLITVIGCGGNRDKEKRPIMAKLAAQYSDRVILTSDNPRNENPKEIIDEMRKGLDETATKKTLVVIDRAEAIKTACLLASGEDVIALVGKGHEKYQEINGQKFPFDDKICLKENLELITNE; from the coding sequence GTGAAAAATTTAGTTGACTTATTAGTAGGTATTGAAATTTTAAATAGTCATCATCTGTCAAAAGATAGAGCGGTATCTGCTGTTGTATTTGACTCTCGCATGGTTGTGCCAGACTGTCTTTTTGTCGCCACGAAAGGTACTCAGGTAGATGGTCATATCTATATAAAATCTGCTATTGAAAAAGGAGCTTCGACTATTGTATGTGAAATCCTTCCAGATAATATTCACGAAGAAATCACTTACATAGTAGTTGAAAGTAGTCAAAGATCTCTAGGATTACTAGCTTCTAATTATTATGATAGACCTTCAGAGAAATTAAAAGTTGTAGGAGTGACAGGCACCAATGGCAAAACTTCCACTACAACTATGCTTTTCGATTTGTTCTCTTTTCTTGGATATAAAGTAGGTCTACTTTCCACTATCCAGATTAAGGTGGGTGAAGAGACAATTCCTGCTACACATACCACGCCAGATGCTGTTTCCATTCAAAAGTCAATGCAGTATATGGTAGAAAAAGGCTGCGAGTATTGTTTTATGGAGGTGAGTAGCCACGCAGTAGATCAGGATAGAATAGCAGGCATTGAATTTCGAGGCGGAGTATTTACTAATATAACGCATGATCATTTGGACTATCACCAGACCTTTCAAAATTATATTCAAGCAAAAAAGAAGTTTTTTGATGGGTTAACTATTGAGGCCTTCGCTATAACCAATATTGACGATAAGAATGGTAAGGTGATGTTGCAAAATACAAAGGCTGTGAAAAAATCTATGGGAATGCATAGCATGGCCGATTATACTGTAAAGATTCTAGAATTAGGTATGGAATCTATGCTGGTAAAAATGGATGGTAATGAAATTAGTCTCAATGTAGTAGGCGAGTTCAATGCATACAATGCCCTCTCGTGTTATGCAGTAGCTATGGAATTAGGTATGAATAAAGTCGACGTGCTCGTTCAGTTATCAAAACTGCGATCCGTAGAAGGAAGAATAGATATAGTTCAAACCAAGAATACCAAAGTCAAGGGAATAGTAGATTATGCACACACTCCAGATGCTGTAGAAAAACTTTTGATAGAAATAGGGAAAATCAATAAGCAAGGAAGACTTATAACTGTAATAGGTTGTGGAGGAAATAGAGACAAGGAAAAGCGACCCATAATGGCCAAGTTAGCAGCTCAGTATAGCGATAGAGTCATCTTGACATCTGATAATCCTCGAAATGAAAATCCTAAAGAGATTATTGATGAAATGAGAAAAGGTTTAGATGAAACCGCAACGAAAAAAACTTTGGTAGTAATTGATCGAGCAGAGGCTATAAAGACCGCATGTCTCTTAGCATCTGGTGAAGATGTCATAGCACTTGTCGGAAAGGGGCATGAAAAATACCAAGAAATTAACGGTCAGAAATTTCCTTTTGATGATAAAATATGCTTAAAGGAAAATTTAGAATTAATCACAAATGAATAA
- the mraZ gene encoding division/cell wall cluster transcriptional repressor MraZ, whose translation MAFLGEIVIKLDDKGRMRIPTALKEAMSDKAAHRFVVNRGFENCLTLYPYDVWEVVKSKVDKLNTFNREKREFVRKFYSGATICALDGSDRINIPNQLLDFAGMKKDIILTPVKDYYELWDQKKYNDMISQADASSFEELAERVMGDSEDAIDL comes from the coding sequence ATGGCATTTTTAGGAGAAATAGTAATAAAACTCGATGATAAAGGCAGGATGAGAATTCCTACTGCCCTCAAAGAGGCTATGTCTGATAAAGCTGCTCATCGATTTGTGGTGAATAGAGGTTTTGAAAATTGTTTGACACTTTACCCTTATGATGTATGGGAAGTGGTGAAGTCCAAAGTAGATAAACTCAATACCTTTAATAGAGAGAAGCGTGAATTCGTTCGTAAGTTTTATAGTGGCGCTACCATATGTGCTCTCGACGGCAGTGACCGAATCAATATACCGAATCAATTATTGGATTTCGCTGGTATGAAAAAGGATATCATCCTTACACCAGTAAAAGACTATTATGAATTGTGGGATCAGAAAAAATATAATGACATGATCAGTCAAGCTGATGCTTCTTCATTTGAAGAACTCGCTGAGCGTGTCATGGGAGATAGTGAAGATGCTATAGATCTGTGA
- a CDS encoding transpeptidase family protein, with product MFQVKIEAERGNIFTEDARILATTIPTFELRMDTRADGLTDTIWKKHIDSLSLLLSFYLPEKTEQDWKSYLVEARANKARHLLLAKNVEFQDFKKIREIPLFKLGKNKSGFITIQSNTRKLPFGELAKRSIGYVSSNGKTMIGIEGMFNDELSGENREVLMQKVAGGVYMPVNDNSEFGSKPGLDVYTTIDVNLQDITEASLYKSVTHHMADHGSAILINVKTGEIKAIANIGKTKDGNYREIKNYAINELNEPGSVMKLASVMALLDEGYCDENTLIDLENGECKYYDLTLKDDHPVKGQVTLSKALELSSNVGISKPVYKHFHKNKDEFYEKLEQFHLTKPYGLGIKGESAPDLKPVKDWSGVTLPWLSIGYEIRMTPLQVLGLYAAVANNGKLMQPYIIKEIRDNDKVVEKFEPKVLNKQIAKPSTIMAVRRMLEGVVDSGTASNIRNQYYKIAGKTGTNLLAENNKGFAEKKYQASFVGYFPAQNPVYACIVVVNKPNVSIGYYGSGVAAPVFKDIADRLYSTDETIHPELVKNKHELFLNPFKGMKIEVDRVANHFDWDILSNDVHTDLVTVISSKNKVVVKPNFYSSKSVMPNVIQLNVRDALYLLESMGMRVKVEGKGKVKSQSIMPGERIWKGVEVKISLG from the coding sequence TTGTTCCAAGTAAAGATCGAAGCTGAGCGAGGCAATATTTTTACAGAAGACGCCAGAATACTTGCTACAACTATTCCCACCTTTGAACTTCGTATGGATACTAGGGCAGATGGATTGACAGATACGATATGGAAAAAACATATCGATAGTTTATCTTTATTGCTGTCTTTTTATTTACCTGAAAAGACTGAACAAGATTGGAAATCGTATTTAGTAGAAGCCAGAGCAAACAAAGCAAGACACCTATTATTAGCAAAAAACGTAGAGTTTCAAGATTTCAAAAAAATTAGAGAGATACCACTTTTCAAGTTGGGTAAGAATAAATCAGGTTTCATTACTATTCAGAGTAATACTCGAAAATTACCATTCGGTGAATTGGCTAAACGCTCGATTGGCTATGTGTCTTCAAATGGTAAGACTATGATTGGAATTGAAGGGATGTTTAATGACGAATTATCTGGAGAGAATCGAGAAGTACTAATGCAAAAAGTAGCTGGTGGGGTATATATGCCGGTAAATGACAATAGTGAATTTGGTTCCAAGCCTGGATTGGATGTATATACTACCATTGACGTTAATCTTCAGGATATCACGGAGGCTTCTTTGTATAAGTCAGTCACCCATCATATGGCTGACCATGGTAGTGCTATATTGATCAACGTGAAAACGGGAGAGATAAAAGCGATAGCAAATATAGGTAAGACAAAGGATGGAAATTATAGAGAGATAAAAAATTATGCAATTAACGAGTTAAATGAACCAGGTTCAGTCATGAAGCTAGCGTCAGTAATGGCATTGCTTGATGAAGGTTATTGTGATGAAAATACACTTATAGATTTAGAAAATGGAGAGTGTAAATATTATGATCTGACATTAAAAGATGATCATCCAGTAAAAGGTCAAGTAACTTTATCAAAAGCTCTAGAGTTATCTTCAAATGTGGGTATATCAAAACCAGTATACAAACACTTTCATAAAAATAAAGATGAATTTTATGAAAAACTTGAGCAGTTTCATTTAACCAAGCCGTATGGACTAGGTATAAAAGGAGAATCAGCGCCTGATTTAAAACCTGTAAAAGACTGGTCAGGTGTTACTTTGCCATGGTTATCTATTGGTTATGAAATTCGAATGACACCTTTACAAGTTTTGGGCTTGTATGCCGCTGTAGCTAATAATGGTAAATTGATGCAACCTTATATTATTAAAGAGATCAGAGACAATGATAAGGTAGTTGAGAAATTTGAGCCAAAGGTTTTGAACAAACAAATAGCTAAACCATCAACAATAATGGCTGTAAGAAGAATGTTAGAGGGAGTGGTAGACTCTGGTACAGCTAGTAATATTCGAAACCAATATTATAAAATTGCAGGAAAAACAGGTACAAATCTTTTGGCTGAAAACAATAAGGGATTTGCGGAGAAAAAGTATCAAGCAAGTTTTGTTGGATATTTCCCTGCTCAGAACCCAGTTTATGCTTGCATTGTGGTGGTGAATAAACCTAATGTAAGTATTGGCTACTACGGTAGTGGTGTTGCTGCTCCTGTTTTCAAGGATATTGCAGATCGCTTGTATTCTACAGATGAAACCATTCACCCGGAATTAGTTAAGAATAAACATGAGCTTTTTCTAAATCCTTTTAAAGGAATGAAAATAGAGGTTGATAGAGTAGCGAATCATTTTGACTGGGATATTTTATCGAACGATGTGCATACAGATTTAGTGACGGTAATTTCCTCAAAAAACAAGGTTGTCGTTAAGCCCAATTTTTATTCTTCAAAATCAGTTATGCCTAATGTGATTCAACTTAATGTAAGAGATGCTCTGTATCTATTAGAGTCAATGGGGATGAGAGTAAAAGTTGAAGGAAAAGGAAAAGTAAAAAGTCAATCGATCATGCCGGGCGAGCGAATTTGGAAGGGAGTAGAAGTGAAAATTTCATTAGGATAG
- a CDS encoding alpha/beta fold hydrolase — protein MPVLTSSYDSFIKNGHLQTILPNVLRKVSLFKPRQEEIETPDDDFLELDWYDIKDSNKLVILSHGLEGNSRRRYMKGMAKYMLENGYNVLAWNYRSCGSKMNKQLRFYHSGDTEDIDTIIRYALSKNMYESIYLIGFSMGGNISLKYLGEKGEELDSRIKAAVTFSVPLDLIGSSRLLSKWWNRFYMRRFLRSLRKKVEAKAPSFPDKLSVENFDTIKSFKGFDNQFTAPIHGFRDAFDYWKKSSSLHYLENIKIPVLIVNAQNDSFLSPSCFPYEIAERSPLIHLESPKTGGHVGFWSLESVFWTEKRAAEFLNPY, from the coding sequence ATGCCGGTTTTGACTTCTTCTTATGATTCTTTTATAAAAAATGGTCACCTACAGACGATTCTTCCAAATGTTTTGCGAAAAGTATCATTGTTTAAACCTCGGCAAGAAGAAATCGAAACTCCAGACGACGACTTTTTAGAATTAGATTGGTATGATATTAAAGATAGCAATAAGCTTGTTATTTTATCTCATGGACTGGAAGGCAATTCACGTCGACGCTATATGAAGGGTATGGCCAAGTATATGTTGGAAAATGGATACAATGTTTTAGCATGGAATTACCGATCCTGTGGTTCTAAAATGAATAAACAACTCAGATTTTATCATTCGGGCGACACGGAAGATATAGATACTATCATTCGATACGCTCTTTCTAAGAACATGTATGAATCTATTTATCTCATTGGCTTTTCGATGGGCGGAAATATTTCATTGAAGTATTTAGGAGAAAAAGGAGAAGAGTTAGACTCGAGAATTAAAGCGGCAGTGACTTTTTCTGTTCCTTTGGATTTGATCGGAAGTTCGCGTCTTCTTTCCAAATGGTGGAATCGCTTCTATATGCGACGTTTTTTAAGAAGTCTTCGTAAAAAAGTGGAAGCCAAAGCTCCTTCTTTTCCCGATAAACTCAGTGTTGAAAATTTCGATACGATTAAAAGTTTTAAAGGTTTTGACAATCAGTTTACAGCTCCTATTCATGGATTTCGCGATGCTTTCGATTATTGGAAAAAATCTTCCTCGCTGCATTATTTAGAGAATATAAAAATCCCAGTTCTCATTGTCAATGCCCAAAATGATAGTTTTTTATCACCATCTTGTTTCCCTTATGAAATAGCCGAGCGCAGTCCGTTAATACATCTTGAGTCTCCCAAAACTGGGGGTCATGTTGGTTTTTGGTCCTTAGAGTCTGTTTTTTGGACAGAGAAAAGGGCGGCGGAGTTTCTAAATCCTTATTGA
- a CDS encoding phospho-N-acetylmuramoyl-pentapeptide-transferase, whose amino-acid sequence MLYHLFTYLNEHWKIPGAALFQYLSFRASMAVLLSIILMIFNGQRFIDYLRRKQIGETVRDLGLQGQIEKKGTPTMGGILIIASIVIPTLLFANLTNVYIWMLLVVSIWLGVIGFLDDYIKVFKKDKEGLSGRFKIVGQIGVGIFVSLMMYFHPDIKVRDLTKVYVYTLNEGKIHDQYNPINVEAADSVIKGKGVERNGLWYSHDSKSLLTNVPFLKGNNFNYDKVFEFLGFHPLYFFIPFSIILIFIITAVSNGANITDGIDGLCTGISAISGVTIAILTYLTGNVIFSDYLNILYIPNVGELVIFVSAFVAACVGFLWWNSYPAQIFMGDTGSLALGGIIATICIIIRKELIIPILCGVFLIENLSVMIQVAYFKYTRRKYGEGRRIFLMSPLHHHFQKLGIHEAKIVARFWIVGILLSILAIVFLKVR is encoded by the coding sequence ATGCTTTATCATCTATTTACTTATTTAAATGAGCATTGGAAAATTCCAGGTGCTGCCTTATTTCAGTATCTTTCTTTTCGTGCATCTATGGCAGTTCTACTAAGTATCATACTTATGATTTTTAATGGTCAGCGTTTCATCGATTATTTGAGAAGAAAACAAATCGGAGAAACAGTTCGTGACCTAGGATTACAAGGTCAGATAGAAAAAAAGGGGACTCCCACCATGGGAGGAATTCTTATAATAGCCTCTATTGTTATTCCTACCTTGTTATTTGCTAATTTGACCAATGTTTATATATGGATGTTGTTAGTAGTATCTATATGGTTAGGAGTTATTGGTTTTCTTGATGATTATATCAAAGTATTTAAAAAGGATAAAGAAGGTCTATCTGGTAGATTTAAAATCGTAGGGCAAATAGGCGTGGGAATTTTTGTTTCCTTGATGATGTATTTTCATCCAGACATAAAAGTACGGGATTTAACTAAAGTATATGTATATACTCTGAATGAAGGTAAAATTCATGATCAATATAATCCTATCAATGTAGAAGCCGCAGATAGCGTAATCAAGGGAAAGGGAGTTGAAAGAAATGGATTATGGTATTCTCATGATAGCAAATCACTCCTAACAAACGTCCCTTTTCTAAAAGGAAATAATTTCAATTATGACAAAGTATTTGAATTTCTAGGTTTTCACCCTCTCTACTTTTTCATACCATTTTCTATTATACTAATTTTTATTATTACCGCTGTTTCTAACGGCGCCAATATTACAGATGGAATCGATGGTTTATGTACAGGTATTTCTGCAATCTCAGGAGTGACTATTGCTATTCTGACTTATCTTACTGGTAATGTCATATTTTCCGATTATTTAAATATTTTATATATACCTAATGTAGGAGAGCTTGTCATTTTTGTTTCTGCATTTGTTGCTGCTTGTGTTGGTTTCTTATGGTGGAATTCTTACCCAGCACAGATTTTTATGGGAGACACAGGAAGTCTAGCATTAGGCGGCATTATTGCGACTATCTGTATCATTATTCGAAAAGAATTAATCATTCCAATTTTATGTGGAGTGTTTTTGATAGAAAATTTATCCGTCATGATTCAAGTCGCTTATTTTAAATACACAAGACGAAAGTACGGTGAAGGTAGAAGAATTTTTCTAATGTCTCCACTTCATCATCATTTTCAAAAACTAGGAATTCATGAGGCTAAGATTGTAGCGAGATTTTGGATAGTGGGAATATTGTTATCGATACTGGCTATTGTATTCTTAAAAGTAAGATAG
- a CDS encoding prolipoprotein diacylglyceryl transferase: MIPIRIEGLPTGFNFHFIMESLAFIVAFRVYWYQRKNYTDTISTLARLSTILGAMIGALIGSRLVGYLEVSSNLTSIDLRLLMYNKSIAGGFFGGILGVELVKFILKIKSSTGDVYVFPILIGLIIGRTGCFLSGVDDGTIGLPTDSMLGMDLGDGIKRFPTALFELIFAFILLLFYIRIRNYPMPLGYRFMILMILYFMFRFFIEFLKPLYISYLGLNAVQCCCILVFIYYTFYLKYKPK, encoded by the coding sequence ATGATTCCTATCAGAATTGAGGGTCTACCGACTGGTTTCAATTTTCATTTTATAATGGAAAGTTTGGCTTTTATTGTTGCGTTTCGGGTTTATTGGTACCAAAGAAAAAATTATACCGATACGATTTCAACACTTGCCAGACTAAGCACTATTTTAGGAGCCATGATTGGCGCATTAATTGGCTCTAGGTTAGTGGGCTATCTGGAGGTTTCTTCAAATTTAACTTCCATAGATTTGCGACTTCTCATGTATAATAAAAGTATAGCAGGTGGCTTCTTCGGAGGAATACTCGGCGTAGAGTTGGTCAAATTTATTTTAAAAATTAAATCGTCTACAGGTGATGTTTATGTTTTTCCGATATTAATAGGACTTATTATTGGTCGAACAGGTTGTTTTCTATCAGGAGTAGATGATGGGACGATTGGATTACCTACAGATAGTATGTTAGGCATGGATTTAGGCGATGGTATTAAAAGATTCCCTACAGCACTTTTTGAACTTATATTCGCTTTCATTTTGCTATTATTTTACATTAGAATTAGAAATTATCCAATGCCTTTAGGATATAGATTTATGATATTAATGATTCTGTATTTTATGTTTCGATTTTTTATTGAATTCTTAAAGCCTTTATATATTAGTTATCTCGGGCTAAATGCAGTTCAATGCTGTTGTATTCTTGTTTTTATTTACTACACCTTCTATTTAAAATATAAACCTAAATAA
- the murD gene encoding UDP-N-acetylmuramoyl-L-alanine--D-glutamate ligase, translated as MKLVILGAGESGVGTAILALQKGYEVFVSDYGSISDKYEAMLIEHKIPYEQKQHSEDKILNADLVMKSPGIPEKAEIVKKIRANGIKIVSEIEFAYPYCNGKIVGITGSNGKTTTTNLVYHIFKTAGFNVGMAGNVGISFAYMVAKEPKDLYVVEISSFQLDDIHEFKCDIAILLNITPDHLDRYNYEMKNYVNSKFKITNNQTEEDAFIYCLDDEETMNYLKANYSTISSKKYPFSIRKELKEGGFIKENKLFINILQTNFSMLTNEITIKGKHNQYNSLAAGLAARHEEIRDEVLREAFMTFKTIPHRLESVLTIQGVEYINDSKATNVNSAWYALESMEKDVIWIAGGVDKGNDYESLIPLVKKRVKALVCLGVDNLKLQTTFSGVIDVIISTDSMKDAVRSASQLAEKGDAVLLSPCCASFDLFQNYEDRGDQFKECVRNL; from the coding sequence TTGAAACTAGTCATACTCGGAGCAGGAGAGAGCGGTGTAGGAACTGCCATTCTAGCCTTACAGAAAGGTTACGAAGTCTTTGTGTCTGACTACGGATCTATCAGTGATAAATATGAGGCTATGCTGATTGAGCATAAAATACCTTATGAACAGAAGCAACATAGTGAAGATAAAATCTTGAATGCTGATTTAGTCATGAAGAGTCCTGGTATTCCTGAGAAAGCTGAAATTGTAAAAAAGATAAGGGCTAATGGAATAAAAATAGTATCTGAAATAGAATTTGCTTATCCATATTGTAATGGTAAAATCGTAGGAATAACAGGCAGTAATGGCAAGACAACAACAACGAATCTAGTCTATCATATTTTTAAAACAGCGGGCTTCAATGTTGGTATGGCAGGTAATGTCGGAATAAGCTTTGCCTATATGGTAGCTAAGGAGCCCAAGGACTTGTATGTTGTCGAAATAAGTAGTTTCCAATTAGACGATATCCATGAGTTTAAATGCGATATCGCTATTCTTCTCAATATTACACCGGATCATCTCGATAGATACAATTATGAGATGAAAAACTATGTAAATTCTAAATTTAAGATAACTAATAATCAGACGGAGGAGGATGCATTTATTTACTGTCTGGACGATGAAGAAACAATGAATTATTTAAAAGCAAATTATTCAACCATATCGTCAAAAAAATATCCTTTTTCGATTCGAAAAGAATTAAAGGAAGGTGGATTCATTAAAGAAAATAAATTATTCATAAACATTTTACAAACCAATTTCAGTATGCTAACAAATGAGATCACAATCAAAGGAAAACACAATCAGTACAATTCTTTAGCAGCTGGTTTAGCAGCAAGACATGAAGAGATTCGCGACGAAGTTTTACGTGAGGCATTCATGACGTTTAAGACTATACCACATCGACTAGAATCTGTTTTGACTATTCAAGGTGTTGAGTATATCAATGACAGCAAGGCTACGAATGTAAATTCAGCTTGGTATGCTTTAGAGAGTATGGAAAAGGATGTCATTTGGATAGCCGGCGGTGTAGATAAAGGCAATGACTATGAGTCTTTAATTCCATTAGTAAAAAAGCGAGTGAAAGCTCTAGTATGTCTTGGTGTAGATAACTTAAAACTTCAAACTACATTTAGTGGTGTAATTGATGTTATTATTAGTACGGACAGTATGAAAGATGCAGTGAGATCTGCTTCACAATTAGCTGAAAAAGGTGATGCAGTTTTACTTTCTCCATGTTGCGCTAGTTTTGATTTATTTCAAAATTATGAAGATCGAGGAGACCAATTCAAAGAATGTGTAAGAAATTTATAA
- a CDS encoding Mrp/NBP35 family ATP-binding protein, translating into MINQENVLIALSRVPEPDLKKDLVTLNMIQDIKIDGQKISFTIVLTTPACPLKELIHNNCVKELKADFGEDIEVNIHMTSNVSSTRNKDINILPNVKNIVCISSGKGGVGKSTVTVQLALALSKMGAKVGILDADIHGPSIPIMLGMKNKKPQTREIKEKIYIQPVEYNDNLKVLSIGFLIDERQAIVWRGPMVTSALKQFINDVLWGDLDYLILDMPPGTGDVQLTIAQTLKVTCAVIVSTPQKVAIADARKALSMYRVQGVEIPVAGVIENMAYFVPHDMPDKKYYIFGSGGAKNLASDYEVAFLGEVPLTENLRECADNGQELTADNQIVLDSFQTIAQKLAREISVLNSESLVNSVN; encoded by the coding sequence ATGATCAATCAAGAAAACGTCCTCATAGCATTGAGCAGAGTGCCAGAACCAGATTTGAAAAAAGATTTGGTCACTCTCAATATGATACAAGATATCAAAATCGACGGACAAAAAATTTCCTTCACCATAGTATTGACTACCCCTGCCTGCCCCTTAAAAGAACTTATTCATAACAATTGCGTCAAGGAATTGAAGGCTGATTTTGGGGAAGATATCGAAGTAAATATTCACATGACTTCTAACGTATCCTCAACGAGAAATAAAGACATCAATATACTCCCCAATGTCAAAAACATAGTCTGCATTTCTTCTGGCAAAGGTGGTGTAGGAAAATCTACTGTGACAGTGCAGCTGGCATTGGCTCTCAGTAAAATGGGTGCTAAGGTAGGCATACTCGACGCAGATATTCATGGACCTTCTATTCCTATCATGCTCGGCATGAAAAATAAAAAACCACAGACACGAGAGATTAAAGAAAAAATTTATATACAACCTGTTGAGTATAATGACAATTTAAAAGTACTATCCATAGGTTTCCTAATCGATGAAAGACAAGCGATAGTTTGGAGAGGTCCCATGGTCACCTCTGCTCTCAAGCAGTTTATCAATGATGTCCTTTGGGGTGATCTAGACTACCTCATCCTCGATATGCCTCCGGGAACAGGGGATGTGCAACTCACCATCGCCCAAACACTAAAAGTTACTTGTGCCGTTATCGTCTCCACCCCACAAAAAGTAGCTATAGCCGATGCTCGAAAAGCCTTATCCATGTATCGGGTGCAAGGAGTAGAAATTCCAGTAGCTGGGGTGATAGAAAATATGGCTTACTTCGTGCCGCATGATATGCCCGATAAGAAATATTATATCTTCGGTAGTGGTGGAGCGAAAAATCTAGCTTCGGATTACGAAGTCGCCTTCCTAGGTGAAGTGCCCCTCACTGAAAATCTCCGCGAATGCGCCGATAATGGTCAAGAACTTACCGCCGATAACCAAATCGTCTTAGATAGTTTTCAAACTATAGCACAGAAACTGGCTAGGGAGATATCGGTGTTGAATAGTGAAAGCTTAGTAAACTCTGTAAATTAA